Part of the Cottoperca gobio chromosome 1, fCotGob3.1, whole genome shotgun sequence genome, TGGGCTCGGattaatttaaaggaatagttcaacattttgggaaatacttttatttgctttcttgacaaAGGTTTAATGAGTAGTTTGTTGCAAAAAATTGAATGAGTGCAATACCACTTTCATGTTTGTTCAGTAAACATGAGGCTACAGCTAGTAtccaattagcttagcttagcacaaagaatgGAAAGCGagggaaacagttagcctggctctgtccacagTTAACAAAAGCCACTTACAGCTCTCTATGTATATGTTATCACCTCAGTTTGTtggtttaatccgtacaaaaaccGAACTGAACTGGTGTTATGTGCTGGATTATATTTTGGCAGTGAGCAGTATCTTCCTAAAGTCTCAGTTAGTCGCCTTACAATCTCAGATTGACTACTGTGGGACAGAGCTCAGCTAGGTATTCCACCCATCTCCAGTCTTTattctaagctaagctaaccagctgcttgTCATAGTCTTATATTTAACGAGTGGCATCGGTCGTTTTATCTAACTTTCGGCAAGAACGCAACTAAGAATATCTCTCTCAATGTTGAACTATACCTTTTAATATACACATTAAGTATATACCTGTGACTTTAAGTGTGTATGGTTGCTTGGAGTTGATGTTGATCTGCCAGGTTCCGCTCTGGTTGTCAGCGTCGACACGAATTCTCCACAGGTTTCCCACTGTATTTAGGGTTCCCAGCTTTCCGCTGGCCTCACTCTGGCTCTGACTCACACCTGAAATTTGTCAGCATGCATTTATTAGTCATAACTATATATCACAGTTATATACTCAGCAAGAATGACACCCAAATGAGTCTCAAACATTGACATTGTCTTAAATTGATGCAAACGGTGCATTGTGAATGGTGTGTTACCTGCAGGGTTGGTCAGCGTGAAAGTAATGGCTGTTCCTGTGAGGTAGATGGTGATATTTTTCAGAGATTCATCCAACATGAAGGGGAAGGTCTCCTGCTTCCCGGGGCTCCTCGCTCGCTGAAGAACTGTCACCTGAGAGAGTGGGGAGAACAAGAAGAGCATGATGATTTACTGCTTTATTTTTGAAACTGGTCTAACCACTGAAGGCCCGGCACATGCTTCTGAGAATGTACTATTAGATCTTACCAGAGCTGAAGTGGAGGTGTCGAGGATGATGCTTGTAGCCTCAGACAACTGCTTCTTGGTCACCTGGATGGCCTGGCCTCCAGAGGCCAAAGCTAGGTCCTTGTAGACCTCAAAGGTGGCAGCTCTGGAGTAACGCCGGCGCCTCTTTATGGCTGAGGTCATGAAGAATGACACCTGTGGAGATAATTTAATGTGGAGAATTTACCCCTAGCCTTTCAAGTTAACTTAAGTCACTTTAACTCTCCTAGTCTATAGCAGGCTCAGTTTTTAAAGCTTGAGTGAAGACATGACAGATAACATGAAACTAGATAACCTAAGAAATCCATTGGTACCAACCCTGTCATGGCTAGCTTATCGGTAAAGAGGCTAAATAACGCATCATTTTGGAGAGGGGAAAACTGGCATGGCCATATTCACAGGGGTCCCTTGACCTCTCGATATCCGAATCAAAATGGGTTCTATGGATACCTACAAGTGTATCTTTTACAGACTTTATGCTTATCCCATGCAGTTTGTTGCATGCAGtacaatttctttttatttcgCCTATACTTAAAGTggtgtatttgaatatttctgtatGCTGGGGTCTCTCAACATTCTTGGAATTGCACAAATTGGCTATGACTAGAAAGCTGAGACTCCATAGTAGCTATTTCATTATAGTGGgaccatttttttctttttaaacttgaCCTCACTGTAGGAAATTAGCTGTTGTGAGCTTGAGGATAATCAAAGGTTTGTGAaactttacaaacacaaactagaGAACGAGATCAGTCGCAGGGTGGTTTTCCTTGGTACattaacaataaacatttttttctagCAGTTTCCAGAACAGAAGTGGTTGCCATCCAAACACTGAAAAATGCAATTCTTACAGAAATTTACACAAGTTATCAATGATACCAAATCACAACTTTACTTTTTCTATGGTGTTCCTCAAGgtctttttgtctttatgtGCTATTATTCTTGAGTGTGATGGTTACATTCTGCACTAAATCTGTGTAAAAAAACTTATGAGACATAATTGAGCATGATCATATTATTCTGAGCCCTTATGCACTACAAACTTTCTACATTTGAATAGACGCCTAACCAAAACACATATTACAGATGTATGACTTAAAGAAATTGAAACACAGTGCTCAGCTGCATCTCAAATGAATCTTCAGTTTCCGAGCTTTCAGATGATGTACACCAAGTAATCGTAATGAACAAAGGCCATCATTGGGTGTCAGTCAGTACTCACCGTTGACTTGGTGGTCCTGATGAGAGCAACAATACTGTCCTTGAGGCCGATGTCTTTGGCTACGGCATCAGTGAAAACATAGATTTGGGAGGAGGCAGGGGCACCGGTGAGAGCCAACTGGTGATATAAAACAAGGAACCTAGTCAGTTCATCTGCATCAACACAGTCTTTAAGGGTTTCATAAAAATATACAACCATAGTTAAAGTACCTGAAGTCCTGACAGGCACATCTCAGGGAGATCGCCACCTCCTGATGCTGTGAGCTTAGAGATTTCGCTTTTCATCTTATCAGGGTCTGTTGTTCTGACCATAGGTCCAAAGCCTTCATGTAAAGCAGAGAAAACTGGGGCTGAATTCTACTTTATATAAGATCATACACAGACTATATGGCCAAGCAttacatatataacattttatggCATTATTATAACGCCTCCAGGAGTCCAAGATTATGGAAGCTTAATGAATTCATTTGAGAGATAAAAATATCGtaaattgtaattgtaaaaatAATCTGCTGTTCTTCTGATTTAATGACATCATTAGCTCAGATTTCTGAGGGAAGTTTTTATGGTAAAAACAATTCTTCcctattttttttcaaatgaacaaaatacatcaaagaaaatattctaatgaatacatttttaattcatacCGGGGTCATTGAAGGGCACCAGAATGTACTCTGATGGCTCGTCCTGCGTTCCTTTTTTGCTGTCAATGATTTCATAAACAACCTCCCTCGCTGCATGGATGTCAATAGACATACTGCCGGTGGTGTCAATAACAAAGCACACGACAGCTGAGCGGGCGATCCCCATCATtctgtgagaaagaaagagagagcgaagaACAAAAGGTCAGGGAGATCTTATCATCCCTCTCTGTCTGGTCCAAGAGACAACTTCTGTGAAAAGTGAAACCAATCAGGCAACTCATTAAACCTGCTTTCATTtaaatggccagcagggggcgactccaccagttgcaaaaagaagtccgattgtatagaagtctatgagaaaatgacttccCACTTAATTTATTGCCCCAGtacacattttcctgatgagtttatggtctcacttgctagtttcaagtcttcttcattaCAGCATGAATTATAAATGATGGTTCTATTTAGATTAAAATAGACGATATAGCAGATTATGCTTTGGGGTGTGGCTagcttgtgattgacaggtcgctaccacagcgttgtccggtttgggtgttCTTGTTTTCGTCttgctggttccaaaaaaccaagatggtaaCGGCAAGAAGTGCCAAACACGAGGCTTCAAAAATGTAATCTACAAAACAATGGGTGACTTCACGGTGACTACGTtaacttcttatatacagtctgtgaTTTGGACAGTGAAAGTATAAAGTCAAAATGTGAGATTCAAGATTAAATCGAGATTGAGATATTTTTCGTCGTACCTCAGAAAGTCGTTGTTCCCGGCAGCTAAGCGGatgtcctgcagcagctggaggctGGCGGCTGTGGCTTCCTTCACAGCACTGTTGTGGAGGGCCAAGTTGTCCGAGCGGCGCTCGTCTTTGCTGATCCCTCCACGAGGATCAGCTGTGCTTGTCAGATCAGCTGCCCCTCCATGGCTACATTTACCTGGCACAGGGCAGAAGAGACAGGTCGATGGTTGAACTTGCTATTTATAGTGGACTTGAGCCTGTTATGGACTCAAGTGAGCTTTTCTGGGTAGGCTGAAATATCTGGCAGAATTTAATTATATCTGTACTCCAGGtagaacaaaaatgttttaaaaataactgcAGTATTATTTTTGCATCTGGATTTTAATACTTCATTAAAACCCAATAAATACTGGGGCATCTTAAATGTCAGATAAAAGTGATGTGCGATAGTTATTGCGGAGGGTAACAACAATGTTTGATTGGCGGTTATGTGCGGGACTACTCCTTGGCCGGGAGCATTCACTTCCTTAAGTCTCCGCTGGCTGCCAAGTAAGTTCTACATTTTAACCTGACAGATGTGAAAGTGGTATCAACTTTCTCCAGTAATCTTGGCaataaaagcaaataagcatgtATACCAAAATGAAAAATTATTACTTTAAGGTGTAGGACTGGTCTGATCCTCTTCCTATTTCTGGATAAATGAATGACTTAATTCTAAATGTTGTCTCTTATATAAATCAGCATTCATGCTTTGGAGACATGCTTGTCCATGATACCTTTGGGCTTGGCAGAGGAGAAGATCCCCATGTAGCCTGATGTGAGTTTCTTTTCATTCAGGATGTTGGGGAGGATGGAGTTGAGGCATGTCCCACTGGCACAGTCACTGCAGGTGGCGGTGTCGACACCTACACAAGCAGAAGACACACGAGATGCACAATGAGCAGTCATTAGGTTGGCTTCTGCTCTATATTACATGTTAGAACTGTGATAGGCGAGCTAGGCATAGTTTACTGAAAATAATGCACACCCAGCTGCCAATCAGAATCAAGGCATAAAGACGAAACAGCACAATCCACACTTTGGTCTATAGATATACTCGCAGATGGACTAACTGATTGAATGATAAAGTGTACTTTATGAGATGTTACCCAACCCACAGCAATAGTCATCCTATgtgtatgacacacacacacacaaacacacacacacacacacacctgccaggTTTTCCAGAGCAAGGTCTGGGCGTATGAGGTTGATGTATGGCTCTGTGTAGCCCAGCTCCACCCAGTTAGTGTGGCTGTAGAAGTCCTGACAGTGAATGGAAACATACACTTTAACActtttatacatatacatagacaGAGTTATGATTTCATATTAAGGATTTTGCCTCCTTTAACTTTATCATTCTTTCATCCAGTATATGCCTGTTTGTTACTCCATGTCCACCTCACCTTGCCCTCTAACACAGAGGTTCAGTGAATGGAAGTGAAAACATATTCAGAcccaaacaaaatgtgtttagcttgtaatgtaatattaattgAAGATAACAAAGCAGCATCCCTATTTGTTTCAAATCTGCGGGAAATCTGCGGAGGTGTCGTCGGAAGGGGTGTTGAGGGGATGCCTTTTTACAAGCTTCGTCTGAGGGAAGGCCCACAGTCTCAGACTTTGAAGACCCTTGCTTTAACCTCTCTATACTCAGCTGTTTGTTCCCCCCTCTCACCTGCAGTGTATGAAGGATTCTGCCCAGTGTTTCCCTAGCAGCCTGGAAGTTCTCCTTGCGAATGTTAGCCTTTATGGCCGCCATACCCTCAATAATTAGGGAACGTCCCTCCACAAAGGCCTCTGAGTTGAAGTGGTGTGGAGCACTGAAATAATTTTGAACTAAGTTAGTTTGTTAAGTTATAACGTAGTGTAAGAAAGAAATCATGTTTCAAGCTTAGCAACACAGTCTAATGATTTTAATGGCTTTGTTTCGATCTTTTCTCTGACCTGTTGACAAAGTCGCGGTCTACCAGTCCGTTCTGGGTGTAGATCTCTTGAAGAGCAGAGTGAAACTTGGCACCAGATACTTTTCCTGTTGCTTTGGGACCTAGACAGGCCTGGACCAGCTCTTCGGGAGACGAACCCTGCAGTCAGAGGTCAAAGGCCAGAGGTTACAGTTAAAGTATGGGGTTGTCACAAATGATATGATGAAGTGATAATAACATGACTAAGGGCATCTATTTTCCTGCAAGCTCAAAGCAAGTGCTAATACAAACATAAGTTTTTATGCTTGTATACAAATACGAAAATCCTTTCAATCATTATATATTGGTGTCATTGTTGTTCCCCATCTTCATTGTCATTGCTATACAAACCTAACAACAGTTTTGCTGCCATGTTTGGCAGTTGTTTGGCAGTTATTTCAAATTTCTGTCTATGTCCACATGTCTATGTCATCCGAATTTGGGATTCTTAACTTGGGAGATGCCTAAATTAGAAACGTTCTCTAATACCTAAACTCCTAGTCTAAGATAATATAGGATTTTTACTAAATGCGTTTTTGTAATAACACAAATCCTAAATGTGATCCTGAATTTAGATAAAAAAGGATTTCAGACTTAGGCCCC contains:
- the vwa11 gene encoding von Willebrand factor A domain-containing protein 7 translates to MTSVLGIALLTLVLSGSTVAFVPIGGGASTHVSITGTALLQKVTETCRVVAEEEGHEFKPTGSSPEELVQACLGPKATGKVSGAKFHSALQEIYTQNGLVDRDFVNSAPHHFNSEAFVEGRSLIIEGMAAIKANIRKENFQAARETLGRILHTLQDFYSHTNWVELGYTEPYINLIRPDLALENLAGVDTATCSDCASGTCLNSILPNILNEKKLTSGYMGIFSSAKPKGKCSHGGAADLTSTADPRGGISKDERRSDNLALHNSAVKEATAASLQLLQDIRLAAGNNDFLRMMGIARSAVVCFVIDTTGSMSIDIHAAREVVYEIIDSKKGTQDEPSEYILVPFNDPGFGPMVRTTDPDKMKSEISKLTASGGGDLPEMCLSGLQLALTGAPASSQIYVFTDAVAKDIGLKDSIVALIRTTKSTVSFFMTSAIKRRRRYSRAATFEVYKDLALASGGQAIQVTKKQLSEATSIILDTSTSALVTVLQRARSPGKQETFPFMLDESLKNITIYLTGTAITFTLTNPAGVSQSQSEASGKLGTLNTVGNLWRIRVDADNQSGTWQININSKQPYTLKVTGQSTITFIYDFVESFKGPHPGYAIISGRPQAGQPATLMLSVLGRKGPSSMTIGEVALVTLSSPETVSNSTTTDMGSGNILVTVNAVPEGEFVVTLKGTDKVSDSKFQRQSTTQMSISKVNIQAVVDSSVRPGEAFKLTFSVLTQGSGGQYKINARNDRDFPMTVPSRLTLTTGEHTNSTMTITPPANTPSGTDVTLTLDAMSSSGADSNYIVLRFSVLTKITDFVQPLCEVVNVLADDCPADVSQCEPFKWELSAQLTDGNGTGIESISLYRGSGNLSTTSLSTHFIQANYIASCCSQIVEVVALDKVGNVGKCYHSIVHSAGPPALTMSLWLCLLVSALVTRF